A stretch of Leisingera sp. S132 DNA encodes these proteins:
- a CDS encoding Hint domain-containing protein: MAILDNAIWLTAGDGTAESGSTVISENGNSTTVTATFTGNAWDDSQNGQNVSEFGAFATADPISAEYQFSEPVQDLSFTFNHVNDDGGSTYDDQWTIYAYDENGDLLPASDVIAGLSGIDDENVVTNPDGSVSIISAGTTANDVDLTLSGLVSGLELIFEPGPDGSTTGGSGISDLSFTIPEPDTDGDGVADGDDLDSDGDGILDTEEGYSESTPSTITITFDGDEWADSDNTRWELRAPDGTLIASDSTINSSVEFTNIAIPQTGEYSFTVFDNFGDGISGSDTASYTIKVDGVTVVDSGANPNFGSSVTETFTVETTVTTRDSDGDGIADHLDLDSDNDGITDNVEAQATGSYVAPSGTDSDGDGLDDAYETGGLTPADTDGDGVADYLDTDSDNDGLTDAEEAGHGVDQSVIDASGDSDGDGIMDAVDDVTGHDVNDADVTGSGSFTLADSDNDTAADGSGATPLVHDLDFRDAANSDYIVEGTTGGDLIDGSYTGDPEDDRVDNNDNATGTNDDTIYGGGGSDTINGGAGDDLIYGGDPGLSSAGTGGSSTVGNTFTVISLGSFADIDPDETNGISENAGSLLGTYGGEGSELHNNLQTMVTTDTDGNTSVNDNDSGGTPEAFTIDGVTYFADSNQVYNATVTFADGTTGSFTAVVFQTTTGEVYLAPEMTDNADNTLLTSQPIVSVSLDSVSIDNTNLASDRVDADYQVPVDADTSADVIDGGEGNDTVFGGDGADTITGGTGNDELHLGDSDGDADTIVLADGSGNDTVHDFAAPTDNGDGTITGYDQFDVTSLTDAEGNPVNAWDVTVTDTNGDGTGDAILTFPNGESVTLRGVTPDQVDSLQEMRAIGIPCFTPGILIATDRGEVAVEDIRPGDMVLTADNGYQPVRWTGSRSLTQLDLARHPELRPVVIRKNAFGNRRTIRVSPQHAFAVLGKGREHLVRAKHAAEAMGGQVARVDRRCEQVTYIHIMFDRHEVIFAEGAPTESFYPGPMALNALDRPALNELLMLFPSLARVALQEQTAAGLYGTPARPYMKRKDVLKLCA; this comes from the coding sequence TTGGCTATTCTCGACAATGCAATCTGGCTGACCGCCGGCGACGGCACCGCGGAAAGCGGCAGCACAGTCATTTCCGAAAACGGCAACAGCACGACTGTGACCGCAACCTTCACCGGCAATGCCTGGGATGACAGCCAGAACGGCCAGAACGTCTCTGAATTCGGGGCCTTTGCCACCGCTGACCCGATTTCCGCTGAGTATCAGTTCTCCGAGCCGGTGCAGGATCTGTCCTTCACCTTCAACCATGTCAACGATGACGGCGGCTCCACCTATGATGACCAGTGGACCATCTACGCCTATGACGAAAACGGCGATCTGCTGCCGGCCTCAGATGTCATTGCCGGCCTCAGCGGTATCGACGACGAGAATGTGGTCACCAACCCCGACGGGTCCGTCTCGATCATTTCCGCAGGCACGACGGCCAATGACGTCGACCTGACCCTTAGCGGCCTGGTGTCCGGGCTTGAGCTGATATTCGAGCCCGGTCCGGACGGGTCGACAACCGGCGGCTCCGGCATCAGCGATCTGAGCTTCACCATTCCGGAGCCGGACACGGACGGCGACGGCGTCGCAGACGGCGATGACCTGGACTCAGACGGTGACGGTATTCTGGACACTGAGGAAGGCTACAGCGAGAGCACCCCCAGCACCATAACCATCACCTTTGACGGTGATGAATGGGCAGACAGCGACAACACCCGCTGGGAACTGCGCGCGCCGGACGGAACGCTGATTGCCAGCGACTCCACCATCAACAGCTCAGTCGAGTTCACCAACATCGCCATCCCGCAGACCGGCGAATACTCCTTTACCGTTTTTGACAATTTCGGCGACGGCATCAGCGGCAGCGACACAGCCAGCTATACGATCAAGGTGGATGGCGTCACCGTGGTCGATTCCGGCGCCAACCCGAACTTCGGCTCCAGCGTCACCGAGACATTTACCGTCGAGACCACGGTCACAACCCGGGACAGTGATGGCGACGGCATTGCCGATCACCTGGATCTGGACAGTGACAATGACGGCATCACCGACAACGTCGAGGCCCAGGCCACCGGCAGTTACGTTGCCCCTTCCGGGACGGACAGCGACGGCGACGGTCTGGATGATGCCTATGAGACCGGCGGGCTGACGCCGGCAGACACCGACGGCGACGGCGTCGCGGATTACTTGGATACCGATTCAGACAACGACGGGCTGACCGATGCCGAAGAAGCCGGGCACGGTGTGGATCAATCGGTGATCGATGCCTCAGGCGATTCCGATGGCGACGGCATCATGGATGCCGTGGATGACGTCACCGGTCACGATGTGAACGACGCCGACGTTACCGGCAGCGGCAGCTTTACCCTGGCCGACAGCGACAACGACACCGCCGCGGACGGGTCCGGCGCCACACCTCTGGTGCATGACCTGGATTTCCGCGATGCGGCAAATTCGGATTACATTGTCGAAGGCACCACCGGCGGCGACCTGATCGATGGCAGCTATACCGGCGACCCGGAGGATGACCGTGTCGACAACAATGACAATGCCACGGGCACAAACGACGATACGATCTATGGCGGCGGCGGCAGCGACACCATCAACGGCGGTGCAGGCGATGATCTGATTTACGGCGGAGACCCGGGACTGAGCAGCGCAGGCACTGGCGGCTCAAGCACCGTTGGCAACACCTTCACGGTTATCAGCCTGGGCAGTTTTGCCGATATCGACCCGGACGAAACCAACGGAATCAGCGAAAACGCCGGCAGCCTGCTGGGTACTTACGGCGGTGAAGGGTCTGAGTTGCACAACAACTTGCAGACCATGGTCACCACTGACACGGATGGCAACACCAGCGTCAACGACAACGACAGCGGCGGCACGCCAGAGGCCTTCACCATTGACGGTGTGACCTATTTTGCGGACAGCAATCAGGTTTACAATGCCACCGTGACCTTTGCCGACGGAACCACCGGCAGCTTCACTGCAGTGGTGTTTCAAACCACCACCGGCGAGGTCTACCTGGCGCCGGAGATGACGGACAATGCTGACAACACGCTGCTGACCAGCCAGCCGATTGTCTCTGTCAGCCTCGACAGCGTATCCATCGACAATACCAATCTGGCCTCAGACCGTGTGGATGCCGACTATCAGGTTCCGGTGGATGCCGACACCTCAGCCGATGTCATTGATGGCGGCGAAGGCAATGATACCGTATTTGGCGGCGACGGTGCGGATACGATCACCGGCGGCACCGGCAACGACGAGCTGCACCTGGGCGATAGCGATGGTGATGCAGATACCATTGTGCTGGCAGACGGCAGCGGCAATGACACGGTTCATGATTTTGCGGCGCCGACTGACAATGGCGACGGCACCATTACCGGTTACGACCAATTCGATGTCACCAGCCTGACCGATGCGGAAGGCAACCCGGTCAATGCCTGGGATGTCACGGTCACGGACACCAACGGCGACGGCACCGGCGATGCCATCCTGACCTTCCCCAACGGCGAAAGCGTGACCCTGCGGGGCGTTACGCCGGACCAGGTCGACAGCCTGCAGGAAATGCGCGCCATCGGCATTCCCTGCTTCACCCCTGGCATCCTGATTGCAACGGACCGGGGTGAGGTCGCGGTCGAGGACATCCGACCCGGCGATATGGTGCTGACTGCGGACAACGGATACCAGCCGGTGCGCTGGACCGGCAGCCGCAGCCTGACCCAGCTGGATCTGGCCCGGCATCCGGAACTGCGCCCGGTGGTGATCCGCAAGAACGCCTTTGGCAACCGCCGCACGATCCGGGTGTCTCCGCAGCACGCCTTTGCCGTCCTGGGCAAAGGCCGCGAGCATCTGGTTCGCGCCAAACACGCAGCTGAGGCGATGGGCGGCCAGGTCGCGCGTGTCGACCGCCGCTGCGAGCAGGTGACCTATATCCACATCATGTTCGACCGCCACGAGGTGATCTTTGCCGAAGGCGCGCCGACGGAATCCTTCTACCCCGGCCCGATGGCGCTGAATGCGCTGGACCGGCCTGCGCTGAACGAGCTGCTGATGCTGTTCCCGTCCCTGGCGCGGGTTGCGCTGCAGGAGCAGACTGCGGCCGGTCTCTATGGCACTCCGGCGCGGCCCTATATGAAGCGCAAGGATGTTCTGAAACTCTGCGCCTGA